In Armatimonadota bacterium, a single window of DNA contains:
- the secF gene encoding protein translocase subunit SecF, with protein sequence METRSWDIIGRRRWGYALSLLIILPGLVALLTRGLNLGIDFTGGTLLDVRLGRDAPLAEVRTTLQAFGLADAIIQKSPDRPRQVLIRTPPLDEATTARVTATLARHFGGAEVLLAERVGPTVGRELRTRAMVAVVLGLLLQVVYISWRFRSVRFAVTADIALVHDLLVVVGLYALLGIQVDSSFVAVLLTVVGYSINDTVVIFDRIRESQAAFRGRTPFDRLVNRSILEVLVRSLTTGLGALMAIGAIYFLGGVTLRDFAFGLGVGVLTGTYSSIFVASPLLVEWERWTARARGPQPAAAARPAGTKRISPSGSKRTLP encoded by the coding sequence ATGGAGACGCGGTCCTGGGACATCATCGGCCGCCGGCGGTGGGGGTACGCCCTGTCGCTGCTGATCATCCTGCCGGGCCTGGTGGCCCTGCTGACCCGGGGCCTCAACCTCGGCATCGACTTCACCGGGGGGACGCTGCTGGACGTCCGCCTGGGGCGGGACGCCCCGCTGGCGGAGGTCCGGACCACCCTGCAGGCCTTCGGCCTGGCCGACGCGATCATCCAGAAGTCGCCCGACCGCCCCCGGCAGGTCCTCATCCGGACGCCTCCCCTGGACGAGGCCACCACCGCCCGAGTGACGGCCACCCTGGCCCGGCACTTCGGGGGGGCGGAGGTCCTCCTGGCCGAGCGGGTCGGCCCCACGGTGGGCCGGGAGCTGCGCACCCGGGCCATGGTGGCCGTGGTGCTGGGGTTGCTGCTGCAGGTGGTGTACATCAGCTGGCGGTTCCGCTCGGTCCGCTTTGCCGTGACGGCGGACATCGCCCTGGTCCACGACCTCCTCGTGGTCGTGGGCCTGTACGCGCTGCTGGGCATCCAGGTGGACAGCTCGTTCGTGGCGGTGCTGCTCACGGTGGTCGGCTACTCCATCAACGACACCGTGGTCATCTTCGACCGGATTCGGGAGAGCCAGGCGGCCTTCCGCGGCCGCACCCCCTTCGACCGGCTCGTCAACCGCAGCATCCTCGAAGTGCTGGTGCGCTCCCTGACCACGGGGCTGGGAGCGCTGATGGCCATCGGGGCCATCTACTTCCTGGGCGGGGTCACGCTGCGGGACTTCGCCTTCGGCCTGGGGGTGGGGGTCCTGACCGGCACCTACTCCTCGATCTTCGTGGCCTCGCCCCTGCTGGTGGAGTGGGAGCGGTGGACGGCCCGGGCCCGCGGGCCCCAGCCGGCCGCCGCCGCCCGCCCGGCGGGGACCAAGAGGATATCCCCGTCCGGGTCGAAAAGGACACTTCCATGA
- a CDS encoding lipopolysaccharide assembly protein LapA domain-containing protein, producing the protein MIVVGLLLAAAFAVFVWQNRTPVTVAFLSWRYDTTLGIAVVAALAAGALAMYLVALVREQRLRALLRTAESRTRAAESRLREVERQREAAEDQT; encoded by the coding sequence ATGATCGTCGTCGGCCTGCTGCTGGCCGCCGCATTCGCGGTGTTCGTCTGGCAGAACCGGACGCCGGTGACCGTCGCCTTCCTGTCCTGGCGCTACGACACCACCCTCGGCATCGCCGTGGTGGCGGCGCTGGCTGCGGGAGCGCTGGCGATGTACCTGGTGGCCCTGGTCCGCGAACAGCGGCTGCGGGCGCTCCTGCGCACCGCCGAGTCCCGCACCCGGGCGGCGGAGTCGCGGCTGCGGGAGGTGGAGCGACAGCGGGAGGCCGCCGAGGACCAGACCTGA
- a CDS encoding flagellar brake protein — MITESPEARRERQACPVCRCPQRRMIERMRQISRVPYRDILATLDPAAGISLRSLIRHFTRGHTEFAPVEDLPLPSWLLEDETELDRYMREAGFCRTIEDLCPHVPPGVISTCERIGHAECARFRLYTFRERLLDAEGRAGPPSPEASRPTEAVSLTEPLTVHQAVEVESLAGTQGGVFASTVLAIEPDAIRIALPTRLTETLSLTPGDRLAVHYQGRISKYAFETTVRAVRGREVDLAAPASVGIASRRSPRVRLRDSAVRVIRVEQGGREVAGVALDASLQGVRVQAAADLVLWERVRVIVSLPDGPLAADGEVVRVEPSGADQRAYGIYFIGLGADSLARLRRLGG, encoded by the coding sequence GTGATCACCGAAAGCCCCGAAGCCCGGCGCGAACGACAGGCCTGTCCGGTGTGCCGGTGCCCGCAGCGGCGCATGATCGAGCGGATGCGCCAGATCAGCCGGGTGCCCTACCGGGACATCCTGGCGACCCTGGACCCGGCGGCCGGGATTTCGCTGCGCTCTCTCATCCGCCATTTCACCCGGGGCCACACCGAGTTCGCGCCCGTCGAGGACCTGCCGCTGCCGTCCTGGCTGCTGGAGGATGAGACCGAGCTGGACCGGTACATGCGGGAGGCGGGGTTCTGCCGTACCATCGAGGATCTCTGCCCCCACGTGCCGCCGGGTGTCATCTCCACCTGCGAGCGGATCGGACACGCCGAGTGCGCCCGCTTCCGGCTCTACACCTTCCGGGAGCGCCTGCTGGATGCCGAGGGCCGGGCCGGCCCGCCATCACCCGAGGCCAGCCGCCCGACCGAAGCCGTGTCCCTCACCGAGCCCCTGACGGTCCATCAGGCCGTGGAAGTGGAGAGCCTCGCCGGCACCCAGGGCGGCGTCTTCGCCAGCACCGTGCTGGCCATCGAACCCGACGCGATCCGCATCGCCCTCCCCACGCGGCTGACGGAAACCCTCAGCCTCACCCCGGGAGACCGGCTGGCCGTCCACTATCAGGGGCGGATTTCCAAGTACGCCTTCGAGACCACCGTGCGGGCGGTCCGGGGGCGGGAGGTGGACCTGGCCGCGCCCGCCTCGGTGGGCATCGCCTCCCGCCGCAGTCCCCGGGTGCGGCTGCGGGACTCGGCGGTGCGCGTGATCCGGGTGGAGCAGGGCGGCCGGGAAGTGGCCGGAGTGGCCCTGGACGCCAGCCTCCAGGGGGTGCGGGTGCAGGCGGCAGCCGACCTGGTGCTGTGGGAGCGGGTGAGGGTCATCGTGTCTCTCCCCGATGGCCCCCTCGCCGCCGACGGAGAGGTCGTCCGGGTGGAACCCTCCGGGGCGGACCAGCGGGCATACGGAATTTACTTCATCGGCCTGGGGGCCGACAGCCTGGCCCGGCTGCGGCGGCTGGGAGGCTGA
- a CDS encoding lysylphosphatidylglycerol synthase transmembrane domain-containing protein yields the protein MSRWVRVGLLALGAALLAAFLASVDYPAARAALEGVDPARAAVALVLLAANVAVKAVRWRLMAARLTGRRLPLPAAAAAVLAGVASASVSPARGLDLAKPLLLHGSHGVPMASTTAAVVVERLLDGAALAVVFGLSLAVAPPGGRPDVIPVLAAIAALAAAAGGLLWRPRFLIEPAQALARRLPAPRREEVAASLDRFARGLDDWRRSGLMAPLLALSVVAAGLEVARLHSVLAAVHRPAGPTQVALAFSAANLVAALSFIPGGLGVTELSLAHLLQRLSPGPDASAAVLLDRTLSYYLVVAAGAVVLLLAARRAPPAGEDTRSRRMPYGTSRSVIR from the coding sequence GTGAGCCGGTGGGTGCGGGTGGGTCTGCTGGCGCTGGGGGCAGCGCTCCTGGCCGCCTTCCTGGCGTCGGTGGATTACCCCGCCGCCCGCGCGGCCCTGGAGGGGGTGGATCCGGCACGGGCCGCCGTGGCCCTCGTCCTGCTGGCGGCCAACGTCGCCGTCAAGGCCGTCCGCTGGCGCCTGATGGCCGCGCGTCTGACCGGCCGCCGGCTGCCCCTGCCGGCCGCCGCCGCCGCGGTCCTGGCCGGCGTCGCGTCGGCCAGCGTGAGCCCCGCCCGCGGGCTGGACCTGGCCAAGCCTTTGCTGTTGCACGGCAGCCACGGGGTTCCCATGGCCTCCACGACCGCGGCGGTGGTGGTGGAGCGGCTGCTGGATGGCGCCGCCCTGGCGGTCGTCTTCGGCCTCTCCCTGGCGGTGGCGCCCCCGGGAGGCCGGCCGGACGTCATCCCGGTCCTGGCGGCCATCGCCGCGCTGGCGGCGGCGGCGGGCGGGCTGCTGTGGCGTCCCCGGTTCCTGATCGAACCGGCCCAGGCGCTGGCCCGGCGGCTGCCGGCACCGCGGCGGGAGGAGGTCGCGGCGTCGCTGGACCGCTTCGCCCGCGGCCTGGACGACTGGCGGCGCAGCGGCCTGATGGCGCCGCTGCTGGCGCTGTCGGTGGTCGCGGCGGGCCTGGAGGTGGCGCGCCTGCACAGCGTGCTGGCGGCCGTCCACCGCCCGGCCGGGCCGACCCAGGTCGCCCTGGCATTCAGCGCGGCCAACCTGGTGGCAGCGCTGAGTTTCATCCCGGGAGGCCTGGGGGTGACCGAACTGTCCCTGGCCCACCTGCTCCAGAGGCTGAGCCCGGGGCCCGACGCCTCGGCCGCCGTCCTGCTGGACCGGACGCTGTCGTACTACCTGGTGGTGGCCGCCGGAGCCGTCGTCCTGCTCCTGGCCGCGCGCCGCGCGCCGCCGGCAGGTGAGGACACCCGGAGCCGCCGAATGCCGTACGGGACGTCCCGGAGCGTGATCCGGTGA
- a CDS encoding DUF72 domain-containing protein — protein sequence MAPASGDQTSLDLAPAARPLHVGSCRVYVGTCSWADPHFVREGQFYPPGVGTDPRRRLQYYATVFPVVEVDATYHALQPRERAAQWVEWTPPGFVFTTKAFALFTGHGTDPRRLPREIAALLPASTRSAESVSPRDLPEEVLIACWDYYAAFLEPLARSGRLGYVLFQFPKGAGFSPEILEHLDRWEPYLRRWPVAVEIRHRSWLAEPARSRFLDYLRRRGYAYVVPDMVQRAYLPPPDVELTTSWSVVRFHGRNPAMLERRAPTSRVYDYCYTLDELRPWAQRVREISPKLDRLYLMFNNHYRGQSARNAREIATLLEQAR from the coding sequence ATGGCACCGGCGTCGGGCGATCAGACCTCCCTGGACCTGGCCCCGGCGGCGCGCCCGCTCCACGTCGGCTCGTGCCGCGTGTACGTGGGCACCTGCTCGTGGGCCGACCCGCACTTCGTCCGGGAAGGCCAGTTCTATCCGCCGGGGGTGGGCACAGACCCGCGCCGGCGGCTGCAGTACTACGCCACCGTCTTCCCGGTGGTCGAGGTGGATGCCACCTACCACGCGCTGCAGCCGCGGGAGCGGGCGGCCCAGTGGGTGGAGTGGACGCCGCCGGGGTTTGTCTTCACCACCAAGGCCTTTGCCCTGTTCACCGGCCACGGCACCGACCCCCGGCGCCTTCCCCGGGAGATCGCCGCGCTGCTGCCGGCGTCCACGCGGTCGGCGGAGTCGGTGAGCCCCCGCGACCTGCCCGAGGAAGTGCTCATCGCCTGCTGGGATTACTACGCGGCGTTCCTGGAGCCGTTGGCGCGGTCGGGCCGGCTGGGCTACGTCCTGTTCCAGTTCCCCAAAGGCGCCGGCTTCAGCCCCGAGATCCTGGAGCACCTGGATCGCTGGGAGCCCTACCTGCGCCGGTGGCCGGTGGCGGTGGAGATCCGGCACCGCAGCTGGCTGGCGGAGCCCGCCCGCTCGCGGTTCCTGGACTACCTGCGGCGGCGGGGCTATGCCTACGTGGTCCCGGACATGGTCCAGCGGGCCTACCTGCCTCCCCCCGACGTGGAGCTGACCACGTCCTGGAGCGTGGTGCGGTTTCACGGCCGCAACCCGGCCATGCTGGAGCGCCGCGCGCCGACCAGCCGGGTCTACGACTACTGTTACACCCTCGACGAGCTGCGGCCGTGGGCGCAGCGGGTGCGGGAGATTTCGCCGAAGCTGGATCGGCTGTACCTGATGTTCAACAACCACTACCGGGGCCAGTCCGCCCGCAACGCCCGGGAGATCGCCACGCTGCTGGAGCAGGCGCGCTGA
- the secD gene encoding protein translocase subunit SecD, whose translation MRSRLWLRWLFVGALALAACQVAFQPVRLVRWTPQWQPPRLRVTLGLDLQGGSYLVLEAQDTPRTPATPEAVDAVMSVIANRIDQLGVVEPTVQRQGARRIIVELPGIQDPERAIELIGKTALLEFVDTGTTQLPEGARWSADGKTVTLPAPGAQPLALEKKVILTGADLADAQAGFDQTTGEPIVNFQFKGQGAKTFEEFTAAHIGQFLTIVLDNEVISSPVIRDRITGGRGQISGGFRDLTEARDLAVLLRGGALPLPVEVVERRSVGPTLGRDSLERSLRAGAVALAMVSTFMVLLYRLPGLLATVALGLYGLLLLAALVALGATLTLPGIAGFILSVGMAIDANVLIYERVKEELRAGKSVGSAIASGWSRALSAILDSNVTTLLGGAVLFLLGTGPIKGFAVTLVLGVAISMLTAVVITRVFVDSAAGVLRAPRLGFGR comes from the coding sequence GTGAGATCTCGCCTGTGGCTGCGGTGGCTGTTCGTCGGCGCGCTGGCGCTGGCCGCGTGTCAGGTGGCCTTCCAGCCGGTGCGCCTGGTGCGGTGGACCCCCCAGTGGCAGCCGCCGCGCCTGCGGGTGACCCTGGGCCTGGACCTGCAGGGCGGCAGCTACCTGGTCCTGGAGGCCCAGGACACCCCGCGCACGCCCGCCACCCCGGAGGCCGTGGACGCGGTGATGAGCGTCATCGCCAACCGCATTGACCAGCTGGGGGTGGTGGAGCCCACCGTGCAGCGCCAGGGAGCCCGCCGCATCATCGTGGAGCTGCCGGGCATTCAGGACCCCGAGCGCGCCATCGAGCTGATCGGCAAGACCGCGCTGCTGGAGTTCGTGGACACCGGCACCACCCAGCTGCCCGAGGGGGCCCGGTGGTCCGCCGACGGCAAGACCGTCACCCTGCCCGCGCCCGGCGCGCAGCCCCTGGCGCTGGAGAAGAAGGTGATCCTGACCGGCGCCGACCTGGCCGACGCCCAGGCCGGCTTTGACCAGACCACGGGCGAGCCGATCGTCAACTTCCAGTTCAAAGGCCAGGGCGCCAAGACCTTTGAGGAGTTCACCGCCGCCCACATCGGCCAGTTCCTCACCATCGTCCTGGACAACGAGGTGATCTCCTCCCCGGTCATCCGCGACCGCATCACCGGCGGCCGCGGCCAGATCAGCGGCGGGTTCCGGGACCTCACCGAAGCCCGGGACCTGGCCGTGCTGCTGCGGGGAGGAGCCCTCCCGCTGCCGGTGGAGGTGGTCGAGCGCCGGTCGGTGGGGCCCACCCTGGGCCGGGACTCCCTGGAGCGCAGCCTGCGGGCCGGTGCGGTGGCCCTGGCCATGGTCTCCACCTTCATGGTCCTCCTCTACCGCCTGCCGGGCCTGCTGGCCACAGTCGCCCTGGGCCTGTACGGCCTCCTGCTGCTGGCGGCCCTGGTGGCGTTGGGAGCCACCCTCACGCTGCCGGGGATCGCCGGATTCATCCTGTCGGTGGGGATGGCCATCGACGCCAACGTCCTGATTTACGAGCGGGTGAAGGAGGAACTCCGTGCCGGCAAGTCGGTGGGCAGCGCCATCGCGTCCGGCTGGAGCCGCGCTCTGTCGGCCATCCTGGACAGCAACGTCACCACCCTCCTGGGCGGCGCCGTCCTGTTCCTGCTGGGCACGGGGCCCATCAAGGGGTTCGCGGTGACGCTGGTCCTCGGCGTCGCCATCAGCATGCTCACCGCCGTGGTGATCACCCGCGTCTTCGTGGACAGCGCCGCCGGCGTCCTGCGGGCCCCCCGGCTGGGGTTCGGGCGCTAG
- a CDS encoding SPOR domain-containing protein encodes MRLQPLVAVLALIGLFSVSVLAGYLAGTAFLTPPAPAPARGTPPSAAPPAAPSPPSPEVGPPAPPQATPRPAPAAPPPPPAPASPPAGGALYRVQVGAFLSRANADARAEALRQLGFEAYVTASGGLYRVQVGAFARRENAERLAEQLRAAGYEVLIVR; translated from the coding sequence ATGCGTCTGCAGCCCCTGGTGGCGGTTCTGGCGTTGATCGGCCTGTTCAGCGTGTCGGTGCTGGCCGGCTATCTGGCCGGAACGGCCTTCCTGACCCCGCCTGCCCCTGCGCCGGCGCGGGGGACTCCTCCGTCCGCCGCACCACCGGCCGCCCCGTCTCCTCCCAGCCCGGAGGTCGGCCCGCCGGCCCCTCCCCAGGCCACTCCCCGCCCGGCCCCCGCCGCCCCGCCGCCTCCCCCCGCTCCGGCCTCCCCGCCGGCCGGCGGAGCCCTGTACCGCGTCCAGGTGGGAGCGTTCCTGTCGCGGGCCAACGCCGATGCGCGCGCCGAGGCACTGCGGCAGCTGGGATTCGAGGCGTACGTCACGGCCTCCGGCGGGCTGTACCGGGTCCAGGTGGGGGCGTTTGCCCGGCGGGAAAACGCCGAGCGGCTGGCCGAGCAGCTGCGCGCGGCCGGGTACGAGGTGCTCATCGTCCGCTGA
- a CDS encoding enoyl-CoA hydratase-related protein, producing MPYQHIEVSTDGPVATVALNRPQVLNALNQATMDELVDALEALDRDEAIRCIVLTGRGRAFAAGADITEFAGATAVGMLAGYRFQQWERIARLRTPLIAAVHGYALGGGCELAMLCDMIVAAEDAQFGQPEISLGLMPGAGGTQRLTRAVGKARAMELILTGRRFSARQAEAWGLVTRVVPPEAVLDEALRLAREIAARPPVAVRLAKQAVLRAFDTHLEAGLDYERQCFYLLFATDDAAEGVRAFLEKRPPRFTGR from the coding sequence ATGCCGTACCAGCACATCGAGGTATCCACAGACGGCCCGGTGGCCACGGTGGCCCTCAATCGCCCGCAGGTGCTCAACGCCCTCAACCAGGCCACCATGGACGAACTGGTGGACGCCCTGGAGGCGCTGGACAGGGACGAGGCCATCCGGTGCATCGTGCTCACCGGGCGCGGGCGGGCGTTCGCCGCCGGAGCCGACATCACGGAGTTTGCCGGGGCCACCGCCGTCGGGATGCTGGCGGGCTACCGGTTCCAGCAGTGGGAGCGCATCGCCCGGCTGCGCACGCCGCTGATCGCGGCGGTGCACGGGTACGCCCTGGGGGGCGGCTGCGAGCTGGCCATGCTGTGCGACATGATCGTGGCGGCCGAGGACGCGCAGTTCGGCCAGCCCGAGATCTCCCTGGGCCTGATGCCCGGGGCGGGGGGGACCCAGCGGCTCACCCGCGCCGTCGGGAAGGCCCGCGCCATGGAACTCATCCTCACCGGCCGGAGATTTTCGGCCCGACAGGCGGAAGCCTGGGGGCTGGTGACCCGCGTGGTGCCGCCGGAGGCGGTCCTGGACGAGGCCCTCCGGCTGGCCCGCGAGATCGCCGCGCGCCCCCCGGTGGCGGTCCGGCTGGCCAAGCAGGCGGTGCTGCGGGCCTTCGACACGCACCTGGAGGCGGGGCTGGACTACGAGCGCCAGTGCTTCTACCTGCTGTTCGCCACCGACGACGCGGCCGAGGGCGTCCGGGCGTTCCTGGAAAAACGACCCCCTCGCTTCACCGGCAGGTAG
- a CDS encoding DNA polymerase domain-containing protein, producing MVVWLLETSGRAHRLRYPYAPTLYMAGSRQALRAARRVLDRLAAPVTCTPVLRRDLRSGDEVPVVAVTVGSPLAYPAAARMLSRVPGLTVYTCDIPTPRLFFYETGLFPLARCAVACRGDVIQEVDLRSRIEDLEYDLPPLTVLRIRPDPDGLPDDPDLPVPHPGHGRPGRLEVSVDGETVVLDGDDPADLVRSLQRMLQRYDPDIILTEWGDAVLLPGLLREAARTGQDLGLNRDPGRPLRIRRPRSYVTYGQVVHQAGARLLAGRWHLDLRNSFIYAESELAGVLEVARLSCIPVQDLARTSTGTAISSMQLRRAVQDGILVPWQKSEPEEFKTASQLLLTDKGGLTYQPLVGLYEQVGELDFSSMYPTLMATYNISPETVGCGCCPESRVPEIGVTVCRRRRGLVPQVLDHLLARRAYYKRRRRETAGSQRALYDQRQTALKWCLVTSFGYLGYRNARFGRIEAHEAVTAYAREMLLRAKETAESRGFRMLHALVDSLWLYRPGATPADYEDLAQAVSRATGLPIAVEGVYRWVAFLPSRTHPGVGVPNRYLGVFTDGTTKVRGIEARRSDMPALVVRTQERMLRRLFRCPTLADARAALPEVLAVLEDALLRVRAGEVTAADLVITTRLSQEVSRYRHNTAQALAARALARAGVRVSPGEPVQYILVDAGARVPRDRVRPYGLRGDDWHYDREAYATLLLRAAATVLEPFGYGEDRLRREVWEPISAPAPAAWRSPGRCGRTGPGSGC from the coding sequence ATGGTGGTGTGGCTGCTGGAGACCTCCGGCCGCGCCCACCGCCTGCGCTATCCCTACGCGCCCACCCTGTACATGGCCGGATCCCGCCAGGCCCTCCGGGCGGCCCGCCGGGTGCTGGACCGCCTGGCCGCGCCGGTGACCTGCACGCCGGTTCTTCGCCGGGACCTGCGCAGCGGGGATGAGGTCCCCGTGGTGGCGGTCACCGTGGGGTCACCCCTGGCGTATCCGGCGGCGGCGCGGATGCTGAGCCGCGTGCCCGGCCTGACCGTGTACACCTGCGACATCCCCACTCCCCGGCTGTTCTTCTACGAGACCGGCCTGTTCCCGCTGGCCCGGTGCGCGGTGGCCTGTCGGGGAGACGTGATCCAGGAGGTGGACCTGCGCTCGCGCATCGAGGACCTGGAATACGACCTCCCGCCGCTGACCGTCCTGCGGATCCGCCCGGATCCGGACGGCCTGCCCGACGATCCCGACCTGCCGGTGCCCCACCCGGGCCACGGCCGGCCGGGGCGGCTGGAGGTCAGCGTGGACGGGGAGACCGTCGTGCTGGACGGCGACGACCCCGCCGACCTGGTCCGCAGCCTCCAGCGGATGCTGCAGCGGTACGACCCCGACATCATCCTGACCGAGTGGGGGGACGCGGTCCTGCTGCCGGGCCTGCTGCGCGAGGCGGCCCGGACCGGCCAGGACCTGGGCCTCAACCGCGACCCCGGCCGCCCCCTGCGGATCCGCCGCCCGCGCTCGTACGTGACCTACGGCCAGGTCGTCCACCAGGCCGGTGCGCGGCTGCTGGCCGGACGCTGGCACCTGGACCTGCGCAACTCCTTCATCTACGCCGAATCGGAACTGGCGGGGGTGCTGGAGGTGGCGCGGCTGTCCTGCATCCCGGTGCAGGATCTGGCCCGCACCTCCACCGGCACCGCCATCAGCTCCATGCAGCTGCGCCGGGCGGTGCAGGACGGCATCCTGGTCCCCTGGCAGAAGAGCGAGCCCGAAGAGTTCAAGACGGCCAGCCAGCTGCTCCTGACCGACAAGGGCGGGCTGACCTACCAGCCCCTGGTGGGACTGTACGAGCAGGTGGGCGAACTGGACTTCTCCTCCATGTACCCCACCCTGATGGCCACCTACAACATCTCGCCCGAGACCGTGGGGTGCGGGTGCTGTCCGGAGTCCCGGGTGCCGGAGATCGGCGTGACCGTGTGCCGGCGGCGGCGCGGGCTGGTGCCCCAGGTGCTCGACCACCTGCTGGCCCGGCGGGCGTACTACAAGCGCCGCCGGCGGGAGACCGCGGGTAGCCAGCGCGCCCTGTACGACCAGCGGCAGACGGCCCTCAAGTGGTGCCTGGTGACGTCGTTCGGCTACCTCGGGTACCGCAACGCCCGCTTCGGGCGCATCGAGGCGCACGAGGCGGTCACCGCCTACGCCCGGGAGATGCTGCTGCGGGCCAAAGAGACGGCCGAATCCCGCGGCTTCCGGATGCTGCACGCCCTGGTGGACTCCCTGTGGCTGTACCGCCCCGGCGCCACCCCTGCCGACTACGAGGACCTGGCGCAGGCCGTCAGCCGGGCCACGGGGCTGCCCATCGCCGTGGAGGGCGTGTACCGGTGGGTGGCCTTCCTGCCCTCCCGGACCCATCCCGGGGTGGGGGTGCCCAACCGCTACCTGGGCGTGTTCACCGACGGCACCACCAAAGTCCGCGGCATCGAGGCGCGCCGGTCGGACATGCCGGCCCTGGTGGTCCGCACCCAGGAGCGGATGCTGCGGCGCCTGTTCCGCTGTCCCACCCTGGCCGACGCCCGGGCGGCCCTGCCGGAGGTCCTGGCGGTGCTGGAGGACGCCCTGCTGCGGGTGCGGGCCGGCGAGGTGACGGCCGCCGACCTGGTGATCACTACCCGCCTGTCCCAGGAGGTGAGCCGGTACCGCCACAACACGGCACAGGCCCTGGCCGCCCGCGCCCTGGCCCGGGCGGGGGTCCGGGTGAGTCCGGGCGAGCCGGTGCAGTACATCCTCGTCGATGCCGGCGCGCGGGTGCCCCGGGACCGCGTGCGCCCCTACGGGCTGCGGGGAGACGACTGGCACTACGACCGGGAGGCCTACGCCACCCTGCTGCTGCGGGCGGCCGCCACGGTCCTGGAACCGTTCGGATACGGCGAGGACCGCCTGCGGCGCGAGGTGTGGGAGCCGATCAGCGCGCCTGCTCCAGCAGCGTGGCGATCTCCCGGGCGTTGCGGGCGGACTGGCCCCGGTAGTGGTTGTTGA